The Setaria viridis chromosome 6, Setaria_viridis_v4.0, whole genome shotgun sequence genome contains a region encoding:
- the LOC117860998 gene encoding DNA polymerase I A, chloroplastic, giving the protein MAVAGPAPAPLLRCRGSAPPWLASSSPFFSRRRARRSSPPPALSGCRRQNYSHSSDMEVRGSSTFKLGFYANLNVQNIAQEWLVESRRLFYLRTVNSVTNNIFKGTTPLRAENLQNELSEDRRGLNHPSLHNLREFISSKSIVNRHENTELVRHSMINHVQSVFPVSAVNNSVKQSMPRGPNVTLRDISNTEAVLELDDKVHDGDDKKVKKPVVKKWVSSLPPKASFSEESVKARKALAGIYNKVLVVDNIESARTIVQLLTTKYRNFIHACDTEVSNINVKEETPVGHGHVTCFSIYSANSNAQVADFGNGKTCIWVDVLDGGRDVLMEFAPFFEDPSIKKVWHNYSFDSHVIENHGVKVAGFHADTMHLARLWDSSRKTDGGYSLEGLTNDRRVMDAVLEDLPNAGKTSMKTIFGRKKVRKDGSEGKVISVDPVEKLQREDKELWICYSSLDSMSTLRLYESLKRKLETKEWIFDGCPRGTMYDFYEEYWRPFGAILVKMETEGMLVDRGYLSEIEKAAIAEREVAANKFRKWASKYCPDAKYMNVNSDTQIRQLLFGGIENRHKSGETWPLSKTFKVPNEETVDTEGKKTSKYRTIKLCSIVEDLKIDMFTPSGWPSVSGDALRSLAGKIPTEHIYTMDDCDEDSSGSEDPEQEIDENSSYGTAYEAFGGGKKGKEACHAIAALCEICSIDSLISNFILPLQGDHISCAEGRIHCSLNINTETGRLSARTPNLQNQPALEKDRYKIRQAFVAAPGNSLIVADYGQLELRILAHLTNCKSMLDAFKAGGDFHSRTAMNMYQHIRDAVDEKKVLLEWHPQPGQEKPPVPLLKDAFGAERRKAKMLNFSIAYGKTAVGLSRDWKVSVKEARDTLKLWYGDRKEVLAWQKRQKKLAHEKCEVYTLLGRSRRFPNLTQFGPGQRGHIERAAINAPVQGSAADVAMCAMLEIERDTRLKELGWRLLLQVHDEVILEGPSESAETAKAIVVECMSKPFYGTNILNVDLAVDAKCAKSWYAAK; this is encoded by the exons atggcggtggcggggccggcgccggctccgcttctgcggtgccgcggctcggcgccgccgtggctcgcgtcgtcgtcgcccttcttctcccgccgccgcgcccgccgctcctcgccgcccccgGCGCTCTCCGGATGCAGGAG GCAAAACTATTCCCATAGCTCAGATATGGAAGTTCGAGGAAGCAGCACTTTCAAGCTTGGATTCTATGCCAACTTAAACGTGCAAAATATTGCACAAGAATGGCTTGTTGAGAGCAGGAGGCTGTTTTATCTCAGAACCGTCAACAGTGTCACGAATAACATCTTTAAGGGCACCACTCCTCTACGGGCTGAGAACCTACAAAATGAACTCTCAGAAGATCGCAGGGGCTTAAACCACCCTTCCTTGCATAATCTAAGAGAGTTTATATCATCCAAGTCAATTGTAAATAGACATGAAAATACCGAACTGGTCAGGCATAGTATGATAAATCATGTGCAATCAGTGTTCCCAGTAAGTGCTGTTAATAATAGTGTCAAACAGAGCATGCCTAGAGGCCCAAATGTTACTTTGCGTGACATCTCTAATACAGAGGCAGTTTTGGAGCTGGATGATAAAGTTCATGATGGTGATGACAAAAAGGTCAAGAAACCTGTAGTTAAAAAATGGGTTTCATCTTTGCCACCTAAAGCATCCTTCTCTGAGGAATCTGTGAAAGCTCGGAAGGCACTTGCTGGCATCTACAACAAAGTTTTGGTAGTTGACAATATCGAGTCAGCTAGGACCATTGTTCAACTGCTTACTACAAAGTACAGGAACTTTATTCATGCATGTGACACGGAG GTATCAAATATCAATGTCAAAGAAGAGACACCAGTTGGTCATGGACACGTAACATGCTTTAGTATCTATTCAGCAAATTCTAATGCACAAGTGGCTGATTTTGGAAATGGCAAAACTTGCATTTGGGTTGATGTTCTGGATGGTGGGAGAGATGTCCTGATGGAGTTTGCTCCTTTTTTTGAAGATCCATCCATCAAGAAG GTTTGGCATAATTATAGCTTTGATAGCCATGTTATTGAGAACCATGGAGTTAAAGTAGCTGGGTTTCATGCTGATACAATGCATCTTGCACGCCTTTGGGATTCATCGAGGAAAACTGATGGTGGATATTCACTTGAAGGACTTACAAATGATCGTAGAGTCATGGATGCTGTTCTAGAAGATTTACCTAATGCTGGAAAGACATCAATGAAAACCATATTTGGCAGGAAAAAAGTTAGAAAGGATGGATCTGAAGGGAAAGTCATATCTGTTGACCCAGTTGAAAAGTTACAAAGGGAAGACAAAGAGTTGTGGATTTGTTATTCTTCACTAGATTCAATGAGCACCTTGAGGCTTTACGAGAGCTTAAAAAGAAAGCTTGAAACAAAGGAATGGATCTTTGATGGTTGCCCCAGGGGCACAATGTATGATTTCTATGAAGAGTATTGGCGTCCCTTCGGTGCCATTCTTGTGAAGATGGAAACAGAGGGAATGCTTGTTGATCGTGGTTACCTTTCAGAGATAGAAAAGGCTGCTATTGCTGAACGAGAAGTAGCTGCAAATAAGTTTCGAAAATGGGCATCTAAATACTGTCCCGATGCCAAGTACATGAATGTGAATAGCGATACTCAAATTCGCCAACTTCTCTTTGGTGGCATTGAGAATAG ACATAAATCTGGTGAAACTTGGCCACTCAGTAAAACTTTTAAAGTGCCAAATGAAGAAACTGTAGATACAGAGGGAAAGAAGACTTCAAAGTATCGTACAATCAAACTTTGCAGTATTGTCGAAGATCTGAAAATTGATATGTTCACCCCAAGTGGCTGGCCATCAGTCAGCGGGGATGCATTGAGAAGTTTGGCTGGTAAAATACCCACGGAACATATTTACACAATGGATGATTGTGATGAAGATTCCAGTGGTTCAGAAGATCCGGAGCAGGAAATAGATGAAAATTCCTCATATGGAACAGCATATGAAGCGTTTGGTGGAGGAAAGAAGGGAAAAGAAGCATGCCATGCAATTGCAGCTTTATGTGAAATATGTTCTATCGATTCATTGATATCCAATTTCATTCTTCCCTTGCAG GGAGATCATATATCATGTGCAGAGGGGCGCATTCACTGTTCATTAAATATCAATACTGAGACAGGGCGCTTGTCAGCACGAACTCCAAATCTACAG AATCAACCTGCCCTTGAAAAGGATAGGTATAAGATTCGGCAAGCCTTCGTTGCGGCTCCAGGAAATTCTCTTATTGTTGCTGATTATGGTCAG CTGGAGCTGAGGATCTTAGCCCACCTTACTAATTGTAAAAGCATGCTGGATGCTTTCAAGGCTGGTGGTGACTTCCATTCTAGGACTGCCATGAATATGTACCAGCATATCCGTGATGCTGTTGATGAAAAGAAAGTTCTTCTTGAGTGGCATCCTCAACCTGGTCAAGAGAAACCTCCAGTGCCGCTATTGAAG GATGCTTTTGGTGCTGAGAGGAGGAAAGCTAAAATGCTTAATTTCTCCATTGCGTACGGAAAGACAGCTGTTGGGCTATCCCGGGATTGGAAG GTTTCTGTTAAGGAGGCAAGGGATACGCTTAAGCTATGGTATGGAGATAGAAAAGAAGTGTTAGCTTGGCaaaagaggcagaagaagcttGCACACGAGAAATGTGAAGTTTACACTTTGCTCGGCCGATCGCGCCGATTTCCTAACTTGACTCAATTTGGTCCTGGTCAACGAGGTCATATTGAGCGTGCTGCTATAAATGCACCAGTGCAG GGAAGCGCAGCAGATGTTGCTATGTGTGCCATGCTTGAGATCGAAAGGGATACCCGTCTTAAGGAGCTTGGTTGGAGGCTCCTATTGCAG GTGCATGATGAAGTGATACTGGAAGGGCCTTCGGAATCTGCTGAGACGGCCAAGGCCATAGTAGTGGAGTGTATGTCCAAACCTTTCTACGGAACTAACATCCTGAACGTCGACCTGGCTGTTGATGCCAAGTGCGCAAAGAGCTGGTATGCTGCCAAATAG
- the LOC117860650 gene encoding uncharacterized protein, with amino-acid sequence MSMLDAFFKGGGGGFRGAKCKTLLKLTIPRIKLLRNRRELQLRQMRRDIAKLLEAGQEATARIRVEHIIREENMMAAQEILELFCELVAVRLPVIEAKKECPIDLKEAISSICFAAPRCADLPELMQVQMTFATKYGKEFVAAASELMPDCGVNRQIIELLSIRPPPVDAKLKLLKEIAEEHEVDWDPSETETEFLKPHEDLLNGPTYFNGSTLPLPKEKHEETLAASAAEQPDEDYESDTGLDSLDLPEVPKAAIRPPTDAPSTPDIGPHDQRSQSTPHEFSNPNLPSVPKAADCPPPDVPSTHDIGPHAQTSQSIPHEFSNPTDLEENPTADGIFKIQMKSLEHLISGPSAQSSMPDLPNEKKQFIPFASPPPVVATSSMEKNESIPSPSPSPVNPVEPEIFTKKIDEVPPTDYMFSKQPEQVHTISPTGSGAEIDLDDVLSAAQAAAESAERAASAARAAANLAQLRIADLKKNTRSYSDGVPQESHHQTEPTQKPVFDHQDSFTNNTQDYVPSHVPQRSPSLEDDPYFSYPNLFSPPKP; translated from the exons ATGTCGATGCTGGACGCCTTCttcaagggcggcggcggcggcttccgcgGCGCCAAGTG CAAGACGCTGCTGAAGCTGACGATCCCGCGGATCAAGCTGCTGCGGAACCGGCGGGAGCTGCAGCTGCGCCAGATGCGGAGGGACATCGCCAAGCTCCTCGAGGCGGGGCAGGAGGCCACCGCGCGAATCAGG gtggAGCACATCATCCGGGAGGAGAACATGATGGCCGCACAGGAGATCCTCGAGCTCTTCTGCGAACTCGTCGCCGTCCGCCTGCCCGTCATCGAGGCCAAAAA GGAGTGTCCTATCGATCTCAAAGAAGCAATATCCAGTATCTGTTTTGCTGCTCCAAGGTGTGCAGATCTTCCTGAACTGATGCAAGTTCAAATGACGTTTGCTACTAAATATGGGAAGGAGTTTGTTGCTGCAGCTTCAGAGCTGATGCCAGATTGTGGGGTCAATCGGCAG ATAATTGAGCTTCTTTCTATCCGTCCTCCTCCTGTTGATGCAAAGTTGAAACTGCTGAAGGAGATCGCTGAGGAGCATGAAGTTGATTGGGATCCATCAGAGACGGAAACAGAATTTCTCAAACCTCATGAAGACCTATTG AATGGACCAACCTACTTCAATGGTTCCACGTTACCTCTTCCTAAGGAGAAACATGAGGAAACACTAGCTGCAAGTGCTGCAGAGCAGCCTGATGAAGATTATGAGTCAGATACTGGTCTCGATTCACTGGATTTGCCTGAAGTCCCGAAAGCTGCTATTCGTCCACCTACTGATGCCCCATCAACCCCAGATATTGGTCCACATGATCAAAGGTCTCAATCAACTCCTCATGAATTCTCAAATCCCAATTTGCCTTCAGTCCCAAAAGCTGCAGATTGTCCACCTCCTGACGTACCATCAACCCATGATATTGGTCCACATGCTCAAACCTCCCAGTCAATTCCTCATGAATTCTCAAATCCTACCGACTTGGAGGAGAATCCAACAGCTGATGGTATTTTTAAGATTCAAATGAAAAGTTTGGAACATCTTATTTCTGGACCATCTGCTCAGTCAAGCATGCCAGATTTGCCAAATGAAAAGAAGCaatttattccttttgcctcaccACCGCCAGTTGTTGCTACTTCTTCGATGGAGAAAAACGAGTCAATCCCCTCACCTTCTCCATCTCCAGTGAATCCAGTAGAACCAGAAATCTTCACAAAGAAAATTGATGAAGTGCCTCCTACTGATTATATGTTCTCAAAACAACCAGAACAGGTGCACACAATCTCACCTACTGGGAGTGGGGCAGAAATAGACTTGGATGATGTATTATCTGCTGCTCAGGCAGCAGCAGAATCAGCAGAGCGAGCTGCATCAGCGGCCCGTGCTGCTGCAAACCTCGCGCAGCTGCGCATTGCAGATCTAAAGAAGAATACTAGGTCCTACAGTGATGGTGTCCCACAGGAAAGCCATCATCAGACCGAGCCAACACAGAAACCAGTATTTGATCACCAGGACTCCTTTACCAACAATACACAGGACTATGTGCCTTCCCATGTACCACAGAGGTCACCATCTTTGGAAGATGACCCATATTTCTCCTACCCCAACCTGTTCTCTCCACCAAAACCATGA